One segment of Clostridium botulinum DNA contains the following:
- the argC gene encoding N-acetyl-gamma-glutamyl-phosphate reductase: MIKVGIIGATGYVGVELLRLLLNHSQIEIGAISSVSFDGQELDSIYKNFLGRTNLICTNMNEVIEKNDVIFTALPPGLSEDIATKIIENNKICIDMGADFRLSNEEEYKYWYGKNFSHPKLHKQSIYGLPELNKEKIRKSSLIANPGCYPTSIELGLIPLLKNLLIKPNGIICDSKSGTTGSGRSLSLNTHFPEENENFTPYKIGEHRHTPEIEEILSNIANTKVTITFTPHLLPINRGIISTIYCTPKEKIDLNSIHKIYTDFYKDKEFVNVLPLGDIASIKNVKLSNNCHISLHLNHRKDQIIIISAIDNMIKGAAGQAIQNMNIILGFKENEGLNLISPAF, translated from the coding sequence ATGATTAAAGTTGGAATAATAGGAGCAACTGGATACGTTGGTGTTGAATTATTAAGATTATTATTAAATCATTCACAAATAGAAATTGGAGCTATAAGCTCCGTTTCTTTTGATGGACAAGAACTTGATTCTATATATAAAAATTTTTTAGGTAGAACAAATTTAATATGTACAAATATGAATGAAGTTATTGAAAAAAATGATGTTATATTTACTGCATTACCTCCTGGATTAAGTGAAGATATAGCAACAAAAATAATAGAAAATAATAAAATCTGTATTGATATGGGGGCAGATTTTAGATTAAGTAATGAAGAGGAATATAAATATTGGTATGGAAAAAATTTTTCTCATCCTAAGCTTCATAAACAAAGTATTTATGGACTTCCTGAATTAAATAAAGAAAAAATTAGAAAATCTTCATTAATTGCTAATCCTGGATGCTATCCAACAAGTATAGAACTTGGCTTAATTCCTTTATTAAAAAATCTTTTAATTAAACCAAATGGTATTATTTGTGATTCCAAATCTGGTACTACTGGATCTGGAAGATCACTAAGTTTAAATACACATTTTCCTGAAGAAAATGAAAACTTTACACCATATAAAATTGGTGAGCATAGACACACTCCTGAAATAGAAGAAATACTTTCAAACATAGCTAATACTAAAGTTACTATTACTTTTACACCTCACCTACTTCCAATAAATCGAGGAATAATATCTACAATTTATTGTACTCCTAAAGAAAAAATAGACCTTAATTCAATTCATAAAATATATACAGATTTTTATAAAGACAAAGAGTTCGTTAATGTATTGCCTTTAGGAGATATTGCTTCAATAAAAAATGTGAAATTATCAAATAATTGTCATATTTCACTTCACTTAAATCATAGGAAAGATCAAATAATAATTATAAGTGCAATAGATAATATGATTAAGGGGGCTGCTGGTCAAGCTATTCAAAACATGAACATTATTTTAGGCTTTAAAGAAAATGAAGGACTAAACTTAATTTCACCAGCAT
- a CDS encoding nucleoside kinase yields MNSIVYNINNKEQNSTDTFYDVLSKNIVEVKNIALCKLNGKYHELRDIISESGEIETINFNTEMGLNIYTRTLQFIFIKATLDLFPNSKIKIEHSISKGLFGEVIKEDPLNEKDIKLIKEKMKEIIIKNVLINSIRISKDEAINIFDQYGMEDKVLLLENSNLNEVKLYELEGRYDYFYGQMAYSTGIIKAFDLIYYESGFILRSPEKENLNELPQYKEERKLRNIFLETEKWLSILDIGEVGTLNEKLSSNEAQSLILTSEALHEKKIANIADQIVNKKDVKIVLIAGPSSSGKTTFANRLAIQLKVNGFIPQSLSLDDYFVERVNTPRDENGEYDYESIYALDLELINKSLTALMNGEIVDIPTYNFFTGKREWNGNKIKLHENGVLILEGIHGLNPILTSDVDQNKIFKVYISALTQLNLDNHNRIPTTDVRKVRRIVRDSLSRGHDAEATLKMWPSVKKGEKNNIFVYQDQADVMFNSTLVYELGLLKLHALKELNKVKEDSPVYAEAARLKSILNFFKEVDPCYVPMNSILREFIGGSCFYEY; encoded by the coding sequence ATGAATTCGATAGTTTATAATATTAACAATAAAGAACAAAATTCTACTGATACTTTTTATGATGTATTATCTAAAAATATAGTAGAAGTTAAGAATATAGCATTATGCAAATTAAATGGAAAATATCATGAATTAAGAGATATTATTAGTGAAAGTGGAGAGATAGAGACAATAAATTTTAATACAGAAATGGGATTAAATATATATACGAGAACTTTGCAATTTATATTTATTAAAGCTACTTTAGACTTATTTCCAAATTCAAAAATTAAGATAGAACATTCAATTAGTAAAGGGTTATTTGGAGAGGTAATTAAAGAAGATCCTTTAAATGAAAAAGATATAAAATTAATTAAAGAAAAAATGAAAGAAATTATAATTAAAAATGTTCTAATAAATAGTATAAGAATCTCTAAAGATGAAGCTATTAATATATTTGACCAATATGGAATGGAAGATAAAGTTTTGCTTTTAGAAAATTCTAATCTTAATGAGGTAAAATTATATGAATTAGAAGGACGATATGACTATTTTTATGGTCAAATGGCATACTCAACAGGTATTATAAAAGCTTTTGATTTAATTTATTATGAATCAGGATTTATATTAAGAAGTCCTGAAAAAGAAAATTTAAATGAATTACCACAATATAAAGAAGAAAGAAAATTAAGAAATATATTTTTAGAAACAGAAAAATGGCTAAGTATATTAGATATTGGAGAAGTAGGGACTTTGAATGAAAAACTTTCTAGTAATGAAGCTCAAAGTTTGATTTTAACTTCAGAAGCGCTACATGAAAAGAAGATAGCTAATATAGCAGATCAAATAGTTAACAAAAAAGATGTGAAAATAGTTCTTATTGCAGGTCCATCATCTTCAGGAAAAACTACTTTTGCAAATAGACTAGCAATACAACTTAAAGTTAATGGATTTATACCTCAATCTCTTTCATTAGATGATTATTTTGTAGAACGAGTAAATACGCCTAGAGATGAAAATGGTGAGTATGATTATGAATCTATTTATGCATTAGATTTAGAGCTAATTAATAAATCACTTACAGCTTTAATGAATGGTGAAATTGTTGATATTCCTACTTATAATTTTTTCACTGGAAAGAGAGAGTGGAATGGAAATAAAATAAAATTACATGAAAATGGCGTATTAATATTAGAAGGTATTCATGGATTAAATCCAATATTAACCTCAGATGTTGATCAAAATAAAATTTTTAAAGTTTACATTTCAGCATTAACTCAACTAAATTTAGATAATCACAATAGAATACCAACAACCGATGTTAGAAAAGTTAGAAGAATAGTAAGAGATTCATTAAGTAGAGGACATGATGCAGAAGCAACGCTTAAAATGTGGCCATCAGTAAAAAAAGGTGAAAAAAATAATATATTTGTTTATCAGGATCAAGCAGATGTAATGTTTAATTCAACATTAGTGTATGAGCTAGGATTATTAAAATTACATGCATTAAAAGAACTAAACAAGGTTAAAGAAGACAGTCCAGTATATGCAGAAGCAGCCAGATTAAAATCTATATTAAATTTCTTTAAAGAAGTAGATCCATGTTATGTACCTATGAATTCAATACTTAGAGAATTTATAGGTGGAAGTTGCTTCTATGAATATTAA
- the thiM gene encoding hydroxyethylthiazole kinase: MINEILDKVGRLLEEVRTKKPLVHSITNYITATDCANVILAVGGSPTMADYVKEVEEIASISSAVVLNMGVISEKMVEAMILAGKSANKNNVPVIFDPVGAGVANFRNKSAEKILSEVKVDIIRGNISEIKFICGLRSETKGVDASERDMNMGNDKKVIVAQELAKKLNCVVAITGVDDIISDGKRNVILSNGHKMLANVTGTGCMSSALCGAFAGASDDYFIAAICAVLTMSISGEIAYEKSKGIGMGTFHISLIDAISMMNENVIKEKARVTTINR, from the coding sequence ATGATTAATGAGATATTAGATAAGGTTGGAAGATTGTTAGAAGAGGTTAGAACAAAGAAACCATTAGTACATAGTATAACTAATTATATTACAGCAACAGATTGTGCAAATGTAATTTTAGCAGTTGGAGGTTCCCCAACTATGGCTGATTATGTTAAGGAAGTTGAAGAAATTGCAAGTATTTCATCTGCTGTAGTTTTAAACATGGGAGTTATAAGTGAGAAAATGGTTGAAGCTATGATTCTTGCAGGAAAGAGTGCTAATAAAAACAATGTTCCAGTTATTTTTGATCCAGTTGGAGCTGGAGTCGCTAATTTTAGAAATAAAAGTGCAGAGAAGATATTGAGTGAAGTAAAGGTAGATATAATTAGAGGAAATATTTCTGAAATAAAATTTATATGTGGATTAAGATCTGAAACAAAAGGGGTTGATGCTTCAGAACGTGATATGAATATGGGAAATGATAAAAAGGTGATTGTAGCACAAGAACTAGCCAAAAAATTAAATTGTGTTGTGGCAATTACAGGAGTAGATGATATTATTTCAGATGGAAAAAGAAATGTGATTTTATCTAATGGACATAAAATGCTTGCTAATGTTACAGGAACAGGATGCATGAGTAGTGCATTATGTGGAGCTTTTGCTGGAGCGAGTGATGATTATTTTATAGCAGCCATATGTGCAGTTTTAACAATGAGTATAAGTGGCGAAATTGCGTATGAAAAATCTAAGGGAATAGGAATGGGAACTTTCCATATTTCACTTATTGATGCTATTAGTATGATGAATGAAAATGTTATAAAGGAAAAGGCAAGGGTAACAACAATTAATAGATAG
- a CDS encoding DUF421 domain-containing protein, whose protein sequence is MFIVFIRTAILYSLVVVVMRLMGKRQIGELEPYEFVITIMISDLAALPMQDSRLPLLLGIIPIITLLFLKTMLSVIDLKSQKARKIIDGEPTILIYNGKINYIALKKQQLNIDELLEELRIANYFNLDEIQCAILENGGQLSILPKDYNSQSQSKSSDNTAKTKDVKLPKVLVSDGKINNNALTSMKKDKDWILNVLKNHNINSIKDVLIAMYDTEGNFKYQLYNDYDEEGN, encoded by the coding sequence ATGTTTATCGTTTTTATTAGAACTGCAATTTTATATTCTTTAGTAGTTGTAGTAATGCGTTTAATGGGAAAACGTCAAATAGGTGAACTTGAACCTTATGAATTTGTAATAACTATTATGATTTCAGATTTAGCAGCTTTACCAATGCAAGATTCTAGACTCCCATTATTACTTGGTATAATTCCAATTATTACATTACTATTTTTAAAAACTATGCTTAGTGTAATAGACTTAAAATCCCAAAAAGCCAGAAAAATTATAGATGGTGAACCAACTATATTAATATACAATGGCAAAATAAATTATATTGCACTAAAAAAGCAACAATTAAATATAGATGAATTATTAGAAGAATTAAGAATTGCAAATTATTTTAATCTTGATGAAATTCAATGTGCTATTTTAGAAAATGGAGGGCAGTTATCAATTTTGCCTAAGGATTATAATTCACAATCTCAATCAAAATCTAGTGATAATACTGCTAAAACAAAGGATGTAAAATTGCCTAAGGTATTAGTATCTGATGGGAAAATAAATAACAATGCTTTAACAAGTATGAAAAAAGATAAGGATTGGATACTTAATGTTCTTAAAAATCATAATATAAATTCAATTAAAGATGTTTTAATAGCTATGTATGATACTGAAGGTAATTTTAAATATCAGCTTTATAATGATTATGATGAGGAGGGTAATTAA
- a CDS encoding DUF4363 family protein, which translates to MKNVRASILLFLFIMIFVYFANVSILKLCDNIENVTEEIELNIIEGKNEDAYIKSIELMDMIQNKNFITSVYISHQEVDILVTDAAKLSVYLSHNDTSEANATLHALKYNSRNMRKLQIPNLENIL; encoded by the coding sequence ATGAAGAATGTTAGAGCTTCAATACTACTTTTTCTTTTTATAATGATATTTGTTTATTTTGCTAATGTCTCAATATTAAAATTATGCGATAATATTGAAAATGTTACAGAAGAAATAGAACTTAATATTATTGAGGGTAAAAATGAAGACGCTTATATAAAATCAATAGAATTAATGGATATGATTCAAAATAAAAACTTCATAACCTCAGTATATATTAGTCATCAAGAAGTAGATATACTTGTTACTGACGCAGCAAAACTTTCAGTATATTTATCTCATAATGATACATCTGAGGCAAATGCTACATTGCATGCATTGAAATACAATTCTAGAAACATGCGAAAATTACAAATTCCTAATCTAGAAAATATATTATAA
- the sdaAA gene encoding L-serine ammonia-lyase, iron-sulfur-dependent, subunit alpha: MLARTGEELLKICKENNISLSEYAIRCEVEEKGLTREEVIEKMRKNLNVMIAAAKEGTEKEVYSVSGLIGGDGHKLYEYSKSKKTLTGRATTIAMAMALASSEVNASMGKIVACPTAGSCGILPAVILAAGEVLELNEDELIKGLLAAAAVGLIIGLNATLSGAEGGCQAECGSASAMGAAAVVEMMGGTPKMSLDAGSIILQNILGLVCDPVAGLVEIPCAKRNAQGAITALCTADMVMAGIEAKIPFDEAVIAMYKVGKSLPSSLRETAMGGIATTPTGLRLKKQVFGEE, encoded by the coding sequence ATGCTTGCAAGAACAGGTGAAGAGCTATTAAAAATTTGTAAGGAAAATAATATATCTTTAAGTGAATATGCAATAAGATGTGAAGTTGAAGAAAAAGGTTTAACAAGAGAAGAAGTAATAGAAAAAATGAGAAAAAATTTAAATGTTATGATAGCTGCTGCAAAGGAAGGAACAGAAAAAGAAGTATATTCTGTTAGTGGTCTTATTGGTGGAGATGGACACAAGTTATATGAGTATTCAAAGTCAAAAAAAACACTGACTGGCAGAGCAACTACAATAGCAATGGCAATGGCACTTGCTTCATCAGAGGTGAATGCATCTATGGGTAAAATAGTGGCATGTCCTACGGCGGGATCATGTGGAATACTTCCAGCCGTTATTTTAGCTGCAGGAGAAGTTCTTGAATTAAATGAGGATGAACTTATAAAAGGACTATTAGCAGCAGCAGCAGTTGGGCTTATCATAGGACTTAATGCAACATTATCTGGAGCAGAAGGAGGCTGTCAAGCTGAATGTGGTTCAGCATCAGCTATGGGAGCGGCAGCAGTTGTAGAAATGATGGGGGGAACTCCAAAGATGAGTTTAGATGCAGGATCTATAATACTTCAAAACATATTAGGTTTAGTATGTGATCCAGTTGCAGGATTAGTTGAAATACCGTGTGCAAAAAGAAATGCTCAAGGAGCGATAACAGCACTTTGTACTGCAGATATGGTTATGGCAGGTATTGAAGCAAAAATACCATTCGATGAAGCTGTAATTGCTATGTACAAAGTTGGAAAAAGCTTACCATCATCATTAAGAGAAACTGCAATGGGTGGAATAGCAACAACACCTACTGGATTAAGACTTAAAAAGCAAGTTTTTGGTGAGGAGTAG
- the fba gene encoding class II fructose-1,6-bisphosphate aldolase: MALVTTKEMFKKAYEGGYSIGAFNINDMEIIQGVINGAKARNSAVILQCSTGAIKYAGAKYLKAMVDAAIAETGVDVALHLDHGPSFEAVKEVIDAGFTSVMFDGSHFDYEENVKRTKEVVDYAHARGVVVEAELGVLAGVEDDVVADSHVYTDPEQAVDFVNRTGVDSLAIAIGTSHGAVKFPPDAKPELKFNILEEIQAKLPGYPIVLHGASAVDANTVATCNEFGGKIANAKGIPVDMLRKASSMAVCKINMDTDIRLAMTAAIRKTFGEKPEVFDPRAYLGAARTAIQEVVESKIDNILGSADSMK, translated from the coding sequence ATGGCATTAGTTACTACAAAAGAAATGTTTAAAAAAGCTTACGAAGGTGGATATTCTATCGGTGCTTTCAACATCAACGATATGGAAATAATTCAAGGTGTTATTAATGGAGCAAAAGCTAGAAATTCAGCAGTAATTCTTCAATGCTCAACTGGAGCAATTAAATATGCTGGAGCTAAATACTTAAAAGCAATGGTAGATGCTGCTATAGCTGAAACTGGAGTAGACGTTGCTCTTCACTTAGATCACGGTCCAAGTTTTGAAGCTGTTAAAGAAGTTATAGATGCTGGTTTTACATCAGTAATGTTTGACGGATCTCATTTTGATTATGAAGAAAATGTAAAGAGAACAAAGGAAGTTGTAGACTACGCTCACGCTAGAGGAGTTGTTGTTGAAGCTGAACTTGGAGTATTAGCAGGAGTTGAAGATGACGTTGTTGCTGATTCTCACGTTTATACTGATCCAGAGCAAGCTGTTGATTTTGTTAACAGAACAGGCGTTGATTCATTAGCTATCGCTATCGGAACTTCACACGGAGCTGTTAAATTCCCACCAGATGCTAAACCAGAATTAAAATTCAACATATTAGAAGAAATTCAAGCAAAATTACCTGGTTACCCAATCGTTCTTCATGGTGCATCAGCTGTTGACGCTAACACTGTTGCAACTTGTAATGAATTCGGTGGAAAAATAGCAAACGCTAAAGGTATTCCAGTTGATATGTTAAGAAAGGCTTCTTCAATGGCTGTATGTAAGATCAATATGGATACAGACATAAGATTAGCTATGACTGCTGCAATAAGAAAAACTTTCGGAGAAAAACCAGAAGTATTCGATCCAAGAGCTTATCTTGGTGCTGCAAGAACTGCAATTCAAGAAGTTGTTGAATCAAAAATTGATAATATCTTAGGATCTGCTGATTCTATGAAATAA
- a CDS encoding argininosuccinate synthase, which yields MNKLNKVILAYSGGLDTSIIIPWLKENYNCEVIAVCGNVGQKDELDGLEEKAIKTGASKLYMEDLTKEFVEDYIFPTIQAGAIYEGKYLLGTSFARPLIGKRLVEIAKVEGADAICHGCTGKGNDQVRFELAVKAFDPDMKIIAPWRIWDIKSREDEITYAEARNVPIKINHETNYSKDKNIWHLSHEGLDLEDPKNEPKYDEILELSNSLEKAPNEPTYITLTFEKGNAVALNGEKMDAVTLLDELNKIGGKNAIGITDMVENRLVGMKSRGVYETPGGTILYKAHKDLEELCLDKETSHYKEQISLKFADLVYNGLWFTPLREALSEFIKKTQETVTGEIKLKLYKGNIVNAGMTSPYSLYSEEYATFGEDAVYNQNDSAGFITLYGLPTVVKAKMYQSLKKEDK from the coding sequence ATGAATAAATTAAATAAAGTTATTTTGGCATATTCTGGAGGATTGGATACTTCAATAATTATTCCATGGCTTAAGGAAAATTATAATTGTGAGGTTATCGCAGTCTGCGGAAATGTTGGACAAAAAGATGAATTAGATGGATTAGAAGAAAAAGCAATAAAAACTGGGGCATCAAAATTATATATGGAAGATTTAACTAAAGAATTTGTTGAAGATTACATCTTCCCTACTATTCAAGCTGGAGCCATTTATGAAGGAAAATATCTTCTTGGTACTTCTTTCGCTAGACCATTAATAGGAAAAAGATTAGTAGAAATAGCAAAAGTGGAAGGTGCTGATGCTATTTGCCATGGATGCACTGGAAAAGGTAATGATCAAGTAAGATTTGAATTAGCTGTTAAAGCTTTTGATCCAGATATGAAAATAATTGCACCATGGAGAATTTGGGATATTAAATCAAGAGAAGATGAAATCACCTATGCAGAAGCAAGAAATGTTCCTATAAAAATAAATCATGAAACTAATTATAGTAAAGATAAAAATATATGGCACTTAAGTCATGAAGGTTTAGATTTAGAAGACCCTAAAAATGAACCTAAATATGATGAAATTTTAGAGCTTTCTAATTCTTTAGAAAAAGCACCTAATGAACCAACCTATATTACTTTAACATTTGAAAAAGGTAATGCTGTTGCATTAAATGGAGAGAAAATGGATGCTGTTACTTTATTAGATGAATTAAATAAAATTGGTGGAAAAAATGCTATCGGCATAACAGATATGGTTGAAAATAGACTCGTTGGTATGAAATCAAGAGGTGTATATGAAACTCCTGGTGGTACTATTCTCTATAAAGCTCATAAAGACTTAGAAGAACTTTGTTTAGATAAAGAAACTTCTCATTATAAAGAACAAATATCATTAAAATTTGCAGATTTAGTTTACAACGGTCTTTGGTTTACTCCTCTTAGAGAAGCATTATCTGAATTTATCAAAAAGACTCAAGAAACAGTAACTGGTGAAATTAAATTAAAATTATATAAAGGAAATATTGTCAATGCAGGTATGACTTCTCCTTACTCTTTATATAGTGAAGAATATGCTACTTTTGGTGAAGATGCAGTTTATAATCAAAATGATTCAGCAGGATTTATAACATTATATGGTCTTCCTACTGTTGTCAAAGCAAAAATGTACCAATCATTAAAGAAAGAGGATAAATAA
- the thiD gene encoding bifunctional hydroxymethylpyrimidine kinase/phosphomethylpyrimidine kinase produces the protein MFKALTIAGSDSCGGAGIQADLKSFSANGVYGMSVITAITAQNTMGVFGIQDINPEIIESQIHVIFDDIIVDAIKIGMVSKIESIKAISNGLKKVQNLPKVVLDPVMISKSGFNLLSPDAKDALIEELFPLATLITPNLPEAEEILGMKINNLNEMKEAAKKLQELGPKYVLVKGGHLKDDATDLLLYEDEFICLPQKRINTIHTHGTGCTLSSAIAANLAKGLDIKKSVIKAKEYITGAIENGFSIGKGVGPTHHFYKFY, from the coding sequence ATGTTTAAAGCATTAACTATAGCAGGATCAGATAGTTGTGGAGGGGCAGGAATTCAAGCTGATTTAAAATCTTTTTCAGCTAATGGTGTATATGGAATGAGCGTTATTACAGCAATAACAGCACAAAATACAATGGGGGTTTTTGGAATACAAGATATAAATCCAGAAATTATTGAATCACAAATACATGTTATTTTTGATGATATTATTGTTGATGCAATAAAGATAGGAATGGTTTCAAAAATTGAATCTATAAAAGCTATATCAAATGGACTAAAAAAAGTTCAGAACTTGCCCAAGGTAGTGTTAGATCCAGTTATGATTTCTAAAAGTGGATTTAATTTATTATCTCCAGATGCTAAGGATGCATTAATTGAAGAATTATTTCCATTAGCAACTTTGATAACTCCGAATCTTCCAGAAGCAGAAGAAATATTAGGAATGAAAATAAATAATTTAAATGAAATGAAGGAAGCAGCTAAAAAATTGCAAGAATTAGGTCCAAAGTATGTATTAGTTAAAGGAGGACATTTAAAAGATGATGCAACTGATTTATTGCTTTATGAAGATGAGTTCATATGCCTTCCACAAAAAAGAATAAATACAATTCATACTCATGGGACAGGCTGTACATTATCATCAGCGATTGCAGCAAATTTAGCAAAAGGTCTAGATATTAAAAAGTCAGTTATAAAAGCAAAGGAATATATAACAGGTGCTATAGAAAACGGATTTTCAATTGGAAAAGGTGTAGGACCAACTCATCATTTTTATAAATTTTATTAG
- the argH gene encoding argininosuccinate lyase has protein sequence MKLWGGRFKKGTDELVNDFNSSINIDSRMYKEDIEGSLAHASMLGEQNIISKEDSLKITSGLLEILKRMDNDVINIDLTSEDIHSFVESTLTYYIGEYGKMLHTARSRNDQVTLDLKLYLKKALVKLRKDILYLEEVLLEKSKEHISTIMPGYTHMQKAQPITLSHHLLAYAEMFKRDIGRINDAYKRTDEMPLGSGALATSTYPIDRYMVAKDLGFSKITLNSLDSVSDRDYVIETLSALSLIMMHLSRFSEEIILWCTGEFNFVELDDSYSTGSSIMPQKKNPDVAELIRGKTGRVYGDLITLLTVMKGIPLAYNKDMQEDKEALFDALDTVTLSLKTFAGMIKTMKINKDNMKKSAALGFTNATDLADYLVKKGSYFRDAHGIVGQIVLQCIKDNKMIEDLTLAELKEYSPTFEEDVYDAINLYTCVEERKVIGGPSRESVKFQIKELQEFIHQFKGDEIYD, from the coding sequence ATGAAACTTTGGGGCGGACGATTTAAAAAAGGAACTGATGAATTAGTTAATGATTTTAATTCATCTATAAATATAGATTCAAGAATGTATAAAGAAGATATTGAAGGAAGTTTAGCTCATGCATCAATGCTTGGAGAACAAAATATAATTTCAAAAGAGGACAGCTTAAAAATAACTTCAGGACTTTTAGAAATTTTAAAGAGAATGGACAATGATGTTATTAATATAGATTTAACATCTGAAGATATTCATAGTTTTGTAGAAAGTACTTTAACATATTACATTGGAGAATATGGAAAAATGCTTCACACTGCAAGAAGTAGAAATGATCAGGTAACATTAGATTTAAAATTATATTTAAAAAAAGCATTAGTAAAGTTAAGAAAAGATATTTTATATTTAGAAGAAGTTTTATTAGAAAAATCAAAAGAACATATATCAACCATCATGCCAGGATATACACACATGCAAAAAGCTCAACCAATAACACTATCTCATCATTTATTAGCATATGCTGAAATGTTTAAACGCGATATTGGAAGAATAAATGATGCTTATAAAAGAACAGATGAAATGCCATTAGGAAGCGGTGCCTTAGCTACTTCTACTTATCCAATAGATAGATATATGGTTGCAAAAGACCTTGGATTTTCTAAAATCACATTAAATAGTTTAGACTCTGTTTCAGATAGAGATTATGTAATAGAAACTTTATCTGCACTTTCTCTAATTATGATGCATTTATCAAGATTTTCTGAAGAAATAATTCTTTGGTGTACAGGAGAATTTAATTTCGTTGAACTTGATGATAGTTATAGCACTGGAAGCAGTATAATGCCTCAAAAAAAGAATCCAGATGTTGCTGAATTAATAAGAGGTAAAACTGGTCGAGTTTATGGTGATCTTATAACACTTTTAACTGTAATGAAAGGTATTCCTTTAGCTTATAACAAAGATATGCAAGAAGATAAAGAAGCTTTATTTGACGCTTTAGATACTGTTACTCTATCATTAAAAACATTTGCTGGAATGATTAAAACAATGAAAATAAATAAAGATAATATGAAAAAAAGTGCTGCTCTAGGTTTTACTAATGCAACTGATTTAGCTGATTATTTAGTAAAAAAAGGCTCTTACTTTAGAGATGCTCATGGAATAGTAGGACAAATAGTTCTCCAATGTATAAAAGATAATAAAATGATTGAAGATTTAACGCTTGCTGAATTAAAAGAGTACTCTCCTACTTTTGAAGAAGATGTATATGATGCCATCAATTTATATACTTGTGTTGAAGAGAGAAAAGTCATAGGTGGACCCTCTAGAGAATCAGTGAAATTTCAAATAAAAGAACTACAAGAATTTATACACCAGTTCAAAGGGGATGAAATATATGATTAA
- the sdaAB gene encoding L-serine ammonia-lyase, iron-sulfur-dependent subunit beta, which produces MKSLGVFDILGPIMIGPSSSHTAGAARLGKIARIIAGNEIKEVTFLLHGSFGKTYKGHGTDRALVAGILGMEPSDERLRDSMEIAREKGMNFSFKEADLGDVHPNTVKFLMNTSNGDYCEVVGSSIGGGNIQISEVNGNPVEFTGNYETLIVSQRDLPGVIHSVTSILSKENINVAFMKVFRNHKGKDATMIFEMDNKVSEKAIREIEKLELVHRVISISPAKEGE; this is translated from the coding sequence ATGAAAAGTTTAGGTGTTTTTGATATTTTAGGACCAATAATGATAGGGCCATCTAGTTCACATACAGCTGGAGCTGCAAGACTTGGAAAAATTGCAAGAATAATAGCTGGTAATGAAATAAAGGAAGTAACATTTTTATTACATGGATCTTTTGGTAAAACATATAAAGGGCATGGGACAGATAGAGCTTTAGTTGCTGGAATTTTAGGAATGGAACCAAGTGATGAAAGACTTAGAGATTCTATGGAAATAGCAAGAGAAAAAGGAATGAATTTTTCATTTAAAGAGGCTGATTTAGGTGATGTACATCCTAATACAGTTAAGTTTTTAATGAATACATCAAATGGTGATTATTGTGAAGTTGTTGGATCATCTATTGGTGGTGGAAATATTCAAATTTCTGAAGTTAATGGTAATCCAGTTGAATTCACTGGAAATTATGAAACTTTAATAGTTTCTCAAAGAGATTTACCAGGAGTTATACATAGTGTAACTAGTATTTTATCAAAGGAAAATATAAATGTAGCTTTCATGAAAGTTTTTAGAAATCACAAAGGCAAAGATGCTACAATGATTTTTGAAATGGATAATAAGGTTAGTGAAAAAGCCATAAGAGAAATAGAAAAATTAGAGTTAGTACATAGAGTTATTTCAATAAGTCCAGCAAAGGAAGGTGAATAA